The following proteins come from a genomic window of Nicotiana tomentosiformis chromosome 12, ASM39032v3, whole genome shotgun sequence:
- the LOC104105503 gene encoding uncharacterized protein isoform X2 has product MQRLVDHVLAVTKESVKTFTYESLNNVVRLINGMAALLLTILPGNSSILEGIHGWELRPTFRGPRLPRWMENGVSSFNQFIHELSIDSNASSSVECSSPEEDGDENICPTSPLLRSSRASRVSSFTRQSSHWVHLLGYIFSWFFFPVKFMLGIPLYLCGPSRSSGASSTSVSLQPSNVQATKRLQSLRDHFVQRTTDRRRGIVEDLHLAIEIIIEAVFGFVHKAAHCFLSPIVTFMKVVKWFFSYMSGREDVSADGSGVSVPVDTLSENDPMPKERQTSFYHSLNTDARTCQDVITELGYPYEALRVVTNDGYILLLERIPRRDARKVVYLQHGVFDSSMGWVSNGVVGSPAFAAYDQGYDVFLGNFRGLVSREHVDSNISSRQYWQYSINEHGSQDIPAMIAKIHEIKVSELKTSQAGLEKECDSDQPYELCAISHSLGGAAILMYVITQRIWEKPHRLSRLILLSPAGFHHDSNPVFTVMEYLFLILSPLLMPFVPAFYIPTWFFRMLVNKLARDFHNLPAVGGLVQTLISYGVGGDSSNWIGALGLPHYNMNDMPAVSFRVALHMAQIKHGRKFIMFDYGSAAANMEVYGSPQPLDLGEYYFLIDIPVDLVAGQKDKVIRPSMVRKHYELMTDAGVEVSYNEFEYAHLDFTFSHREELLAYVMSRLTLGHSTKQPTDGKKSLRHRRNEGQPGSH; this is encoded by the exons ATGCAACGGCTCGTTGACCACGTCCTTGCTGTTACCAAAGA GTCAGTTAAGACATTCACTTATGAGTCACTGAACAATGTTGTGAGGTTGATTAATGGGATGGCAGCACTATTATTGACAATATTGCCAgggaactcttctattcttgaaGGTATTCATGGTTGGGAGCTTCGCCCAACATTTCGTGGACCTAGGCTTCCACGATGGATGGAAAA TGGCGTCTCATCCTTTAACCAATTCATCCATGAGCTTTCTATTGATTCCAATGCCTCCTCAAGTGTCGAGTGCTCATCACCGGAAGAAGATGGCGATGAAAACATTTGTCCTACATCTCCTCTGTTACGAAGTTCTCGAGCATCTAGAGTGAGCAGTTTTACCAGGCAGAGCAGCCACTGGGTACATTTGCTCGGATACATCTTCTCATGGTTCTTTTTTCCTGTTAAATTTATGTTGGGCATACCTTTGTATCTGTGTGGTCCAAGTAGAAGCAGTGGAGCCTCTAGTACGTCTGTGAGCCTTCAGCCTTCCAATGTACAAGCTACCAAGAGATTACAGTCACTGAGGGACCACTTTGTCCAACGTACCACTGACAGAAGGCGAGGCATAGTTGAG GATCTCCATCTAGCAATTGAGATCATCATCGAGGCTGTCTTTGGATTTGTTCACAAGGCAGCACATTGTTTTCTTTCACCAATAGTCACATTTATGAAAGTGGTGAAATGGTTCTTTTCTTATATGAGTGGTCGTGAGGATGTTTCTGCTGATGGTTCAGGTGTATCTGTACCTGTGGATACTCTTTCAGAGAATGATCCTATGCCTAAGGAACGACAGACAAGCTTTTATCATTCCCTTAATACAGATGCTAGGACGTGTCAAGATGTCATAACAGAGCTTGG GTACCCATATGAAGCTCTTCGTGTGGTAACTAACGATGGATATATTCTTCTTTTGGAGAGAATTCCAAG ACGTGATGCTCGGAAAGTTGTTTATCTGCAACATGGGGTTTTTGATTCATCCATGGG TTGGGTATCAAATGGAGTTGTTGGTTCTCCTGCATTTGCAGCCTATGATCAAG GGTACGATGTTTTCCTTGGAAATTTTCGTGGACTGGTTTCAAGAGAACATGTTGACAGCAATATATCCTCAAGACA GTACTGGCAGTATTCCATAAACGAGCACGGGTCACAGGATATACCTGCAATGATAGCAAAGATCCATGAAATAAAAGTTTCTGAATTGAAAACTAGCCAAGCAGGTCTTGAAAAAGAGTGTGACAGTGATCAACCTTATGAACTCTGTGCGATTTCCCATAGTTTGGGTGGAGCTGCTATTCTGATGTATGTCATAACACAGCGGATTTGGGAAAAACCTCATAGGCTTTCAAGATTGATTTTGTTATCACCTGCTGGCTTCCATCACGATTCGAATCCTGTATTCACGGTGATGGAGTACTTATTCCTAATATTATCTCCTTTACTGATGCCCTTTGTGCCAGCTTTCTATATACCCACTTGGTTTTTCCGCATGTTGGTCAACAAGTTGGCGCGGGACTTCCATAACTTACCTGCAGTTGGAGGTCTTGTTCAAACCCTGATAAGCTATGGGGTTGGTGGCGACAGTTCAAACTGGATTGGAGCTTTAGGGTTACCACACTACAATATGAATGATATGCCAGCTGTTTCATTTCGTGTGGCACTCCACATGGCACAGATCAAACATGGTCGTAAGTTCATCATGTTTGACTATGGGAGTGCAGCTGCAAACATGGAAGTCTACGGTTCCCCTCAGCCTTTGGATTTGGGAGAGTACTATTTTCTTATTGATATTCCTGTAGATCTTGTTGCTGGGCAGAAGGACAAGGTCATTAGGCCATCCATGGTTAGGAAACATTATGAGCTGATGACTGATGCAGGTGTAGAGGTATCATATAATGAGTTTGAGTACGCACATTTGGATTTTACATTTTCTCATCGCGAAGAACTACTGGCATACGTTATGTCCCGCTTAACATTAGGACATTCGACAAAACAACCAACTGATGGGAAAAAATCATTAAGGCATCGGAGAAATGAGGGACAACCGGGCAGCCATTAA
- the LOC104105503 gene encoding uncharacterized protein isoform X1 gives MHNDKCISIQASGSMSVKTFTYESLNNVVRLINGMAALLLTILPGNSSILEGIHGWELRPTFRGPRLPRWMENGVSSFNQFIHELSIDSNASSSVECSSPEEDGDENICPTSPLLRSSRASRVSSFTRQSSHWVHLLGYIFSWFFFPVKFMLGIPLYLCGPSRSSGASSTSVSLQPSNVQATKRLQSLRDHFVQRTTDRRRGIVEDLHLAIEIIIEAVFGFVHKAAHCFLSPIVTFMKVVKWFFSYMSGREDVSADGSGVSVPVDTLSENDPMPKERQTSFYHSLNTDARTCQDVITELGYPYEALRVVTNDGYILLLERIPRRDARKVVYLQHGVFDSSMGWVSNGVVGSPAFAAYDQGYDVFLGNFRGLVSREHVDSNISSRQYWQYSINEHGSQDIPAMIAKIHEIKVSELKTSQAGLEKECDSDQPYELCAISHSLGGAAILMYVITQRIWEKPHRLSRLILLSPAGFHHDSNPVFTVMEYLFLILSPLLMPFVPAFYIPTWFFRMLVNKLARDFHNLPAVGGLVQTLISYGVGGDSSNWIGALGLPHYNMNDMPAVSFRVALHMAQIKHGRKFIMFDYGSAAANMEVYGSPQPLDLGEYYFLIDIPVDLVAGQKDKVIRPSMVRKHYELMTDAGVEVSYNEFEYAHLDFTFSHREELLAYVMSRLTLGHSTKQPTDGKKSLRHRRNEGQPGSH, from the exons ATGCATAATGACAAATGCATCTCCATTCAGGCATCTGGATCAAT GTCAGTTAAGACATTCACTTATGAGTCACTGAACAATGTTGTGAGGTTGATTAATGGGATGGCAGCACTATTATTGACAATATTGCCAgggaactcttctattcttgaaGGTATTCATGGTTGGGAGCTTCGCCCAACATTTCGTGGACCTAGGCTTCCACGATGGATGGAAAA TGGCGTCTCATCCTTTAACCAATTCATCCATGAGCTTTCTATTGATTCCAATGCCTCCTCAAGTGTCGAGTGCTCATCACCGGAAGAAGATGGCGATGAAAACATTTGTCCTACATCTCCTCTGTTACGAAGTTCTCGAGCATCTAGAGTGAGCAGTTTTACCAGGCAGAGCAGCCACTGGGTACATTTGCTCGGATACATCTTCTCATGGTTCTTTTTTCCTGTTAAATTTATGTTGGGCATACCTTTGTATCTGTGTGGTCCAAGTAGAAGCAGTGGAGCCTCTAGTACGTCTGTGAGCCTTCAGCCTTCCAATGTACAAGCTACCAAGAGATTACAGTCACTGAGGGACCACTTTGTCCAACGTACCACTGACAGAAGGCGAGGCATAGTTGAG GATCTCCATCTAGCAATTGAGATCATCATCGAGGCTGTCTTTGGATTTGTTCACAAGGCAGCACATTGTTTTCTTTCACCAATAGTCACATTTATGAAAGTGGTGAAATGGTTCTTTTCTTATATGAGTGGTCGTGAGGATGTTTCTGCTGATGGTTCAGGTGTATCTGTACCTGTGGATACTCTTTCAGAGAATGATCCTATGCCTAAGGAACGACAGACAAGCTTTTATCATTCCCTTAATACAGATGCTAGGACGTGTCAAGATGTCATAACAGAGCTTGG GTACCCATATGAAGCTCTTCGTGTGGTAACTAACGATGGATATATTCTTCTTTTGGAGAGAATTCCAAG ACGTGATGCTCGGAAAGTTGTTTATCTGCAACATGGGGTTTTTGATTCATCCATGGG TTGGGTATCAAATGGAGTTGTTGGTTCTCCTGCATTTGCAGCCTATGATCAAG GGTACGATGTTTTCCTTGGAAATTTTCGTGGACTGGTTTCAAGAGAACATGTTGACAGCAATATATCCTCAAGACA GTACTGGCAGTATTCCATAAACGAGCACGGGTCACAGGATATACCTGCAATGATAGCAAAGATCCATGAAATAAAAGTTTCTGAATTGAAAACTAGCCAAGCAGGTCTTGAAAAAGAGTGTGACAGTGATCAACCTTATGAACTCTGTGCGATTTCCCATAGTTTGGGTGGAGCTGCTATTCTGATGTATGTCATAACACAGCGGATTTGGGAAAAACCTCATAGGCTTTCAAGATTGATTTTGTTATCACCTGCTGGCTTCCATCACGATTCGAATCCTGTATTCACGGTGATGGAGTACTTATTCCTAATATTATCTCCTTTACTGATGCCCTTTGTGCCAGCTTTCTATATACCCACTTGGTTTTTCCGCATGTTGGTCAACAAGTTGGCGCGGGACTTCCATAACTTACCTGCAGTTGGAGGTCTTGTTCAAACCCTGATAAGCTATGGGGTTGGTGGCGACAGTTCAAACTGGATTGGAGCTTTAGGGTTACCACACTACAATATGAATGATATGCCAGCTGTTTCATTTCGTGTGGCACTCCACATGGCACAGATCAAACATGGTCGTAAGTTCATCATGTTTGACTATGGGAGTGCAGCTGCAAACATGGAAGTCTACGGTTCCCCTCAGCCTTTGGATTTGGGAGAGTACTATTTTCTTATTGATATTCCTGTAGATCTTGTTGCTGGGCAGAAGGACAAGGTCATTAGGCCATCCATGGTTAGGAAACATTATGAGCTGATGACTGATGCAGGTGTAGAGGTATCATATAATGAGTTTGAGTACGCACATTTGGATTTTACATTTTCTCATCGCGAAGAACTACTGGCATACGTTATGTCCCGCTTAACATTAGGACATTCGACAAAACAACCAACTGATGGGAAAAAATCATTAAGGCATCGGAGAAATGAGGGACAACCGGGCAGCCATTAA